In the Lytechinus variegatus isolate NC3 chromosome 17, Lvar_3.0, whole genome shotgun sequence genome, taATGGATAATTGCACTTTCATATGTGCTAATTCAGCACAAAAGGAGATCATAAAGTAAACTAATTTTccagaattcacaaaggtggttttaaaaaGCATTGggtgaacccatggtttatgtagatttgTGTAAATTACCCTTATTTaccatgtatattaaaaaatgtccaatgctgatgcgcctttttgtcacagtgcaccaaattgacacctgttaccatggttatccatgagtccactgttttgaatgaaTGAGTCCATTCTTCAAACGGTGggctcatgaataaaatagcatatttaGCATAGTAACAGGCGTtaatttggcacactgtgacaccaccaccaccatataACAGGTGGCCCTCATCACTTCTTACTGGGGCCAGCAGATATTTATGAATGACGGCCTTTCCCCAGGAACAGATTTTATTTAGCAACCTATCAGTGGGACACCAAATTTCTAATTGGCTATTTATATGCAAAGAACCTTCCCTGGCAACTTACTGTTGGGTTTGTAGTGGCTGGTCACATTTAACAGCCTATCAGAGGGAAATGATTGTAATACTTACATGGGTTACCACCCGCATAGAACTGGTAACGCTCATCTCCTGGAAGTCGAACAGTACCCCTAAGATTGTTGGCCATGTTACCATCAACAGACAATTGCCAAAGACCATCTATCTCTGTCACTTGAACCACATGCCACTGGTAGTCACAGACCGTGAAGTTGTTGTGTGCTTGGAACGGGATCATGGCCATTCTCCGACCAGTGTACAACTTTAGGAGAATCTATAGGATTAAGCGTAAGGacagattattattttatttttgatttgtgaGTTTTATCATCTTTGTTCCAAGTGACAAAAAGGTAATTGAGCAGgctattgtttttttcaactgaatgtctttcaatatatttttttttccaattaaatCCACATCTCTTAAAAATCACATACAGctattgaaatatgaattacatACAAAACTAATATGATCAATGATATCCCATTACCCTTGtgtccaggtttcatgaacaacatgtaggcccatatactttatatatactatatatatatacttacattatatttaagaaaaaaaattaaccttggTTAATATTTCAGTGTTGACGACGCCCCCGTCAGAAAAGCAGCGCATATAGTCTCGTTCTGCTTTGCAggcaagaaaaataaacttgcatttTCTGTAgagcccccacccctccccacCTCACCCTAAAGTTGTAGATTATGGAGAgaaaaatgttttgtaatttCTGCTATTTGTTTCTTCTACTGTTTAAACAAACATGTGGTGacgaagttaaaaaaaatttagggctTCCATATACTACTTTTCTATATAGACGTCATATAACTTGTTTTTCAAAGAGTAAGACTCGTTGTTTTTGCAAAATTGAAGCCATTAATTTAAACTTTATATTCATAAAGTTTACACTGGGTTCTAGGGGATAACATCTGTGTTCGAATAAAgccaagaaaaataatttagagaaaaaaaacatgatatcCCTATATGCAAATAAACATGAAAGGAACATTTGCATGTTAATATATGCAAACTGGTTGAAGGAATTGTATTCATGAAATCTGCATGTCAAATGTACTTACATCATGATCAGAAATTACGACTGTAACTCCTACACCGTCAAGATCTGTTGCCGCAAAGAGAAGACCATCTTTTTGCGCTGTTCTAAACTCAATTAGGAGTTGAAAATCAGATCCGATTTGCTGTTGGTTTGCTGTAGGAAGAGatgacatatattttttcaatacaaCACATTACTGAGAATATTGCTGCATGATAactgaaaaatgtttttcaatGTGTACTGTCTTTGGTAAAAGTGTTTTGTACTGTGTACTATCTTTTGTAAAAGTGTGTTGCACTGTGTACTATCTGTCATAAAAGTGTGTTGCACTGTGTACTATCTTTGGTAAAAGTGTGTTGAACTGTGTACTATCTTTGGTAAAGTGTTTTGTACAGTGTACTATCTTTGGCAAAagtgtgtacatgtagcaaTGTGTACTGTATTTGGTAAAAGTGTGTTGCACTGTGAACTATCTGTCATAAAAGTGTGTTGCACTGTGCACTATCTTTGGTAAAAAGTGTGTTGAACTGTGTACTATCTTTGGTAAAGTGTTTTGTACTATGTACTATCTTTGGCAAAAGTGTGTACATCTCAGATCAAAGATTGTTGCACTGTGTACTAACTTTGGTAAAGTGTTTTGCAACGTGTACTGTCTTTGGTAAAAGTGTTTTGTACTGTGTACTATCTTTTGTAAAAGTGTGTTGCACTGTGTACTATCTGTCATAAAAGTGTGTTGCACTGTGTACTATCTTTGGTAAAAAGTGTGTTGAACTGTGAACTATCTTTGGTAAAGTGTTTTGTACTGTGCACTATCTTTGGCAAAagtgtgtacatgtagcaaTGTGTACTGTATTTGGTAAAAGTGTGTTGCACTGTGAACTATCTGTCATAAAAGTGTGTTGCACTGTGTACTATCTTTGGTAATAGTGTGTTGCACTGTGTACTGTCTTTGGTAAAAGTGTGTTGCACTGTGAACTATCTGTCATAAAAGTGTGGTGCACTGTGTACTGTATTTGCTAAAAGAGTGTTGCACTGTGTACTATCTTGGGTAAAAGTGTTTTGTACTGCGTACTATCTTTATCTGTAAAATGATATATAAGTTAACGTGAAAAAGGTTGTAAAcctgtatttccttcccttcttcatattacacatggtgaaccgtaGACCTTATCCCCTTTATAAACTCCACTATGCAATCCTACAAAGATCATCGGATATATAATTGTTATAACTGATTAATGATAACCCACACAAGTTCTAGATTGAATGTAGAACTGTTTAAAAGAGCTTCAAAGAataataaggagaaaacaatgtttgaaatttGGGAATCATCCAAGTATAGTATGTGCAATATGGtggaaaatgaaatgtcaaatcTGAAAACACTTCTGGATATTGTATTAATTGAACTTTACAAGCataaaattttgtcatttctaaaaaaaactcagataaaataattttctaaaTCTTGACTTTTGATGACCAAAATAGTATTTTGGCTTATTAAGGAGAACATGGCATCACGGTTTATTTGGGGTTTTGAGATGGATGGTCGATAACCATTTTGTGACAAAAATTTGCTTCTTTCTTGGATTCTTCCCTGTATGAATGGGAGAAAGCTCACCTAGAAGAGCATGGCCAATGCCCTGGAAATAATGTCCTGGTTCGGTATTGGTGTAGCAGGTTACAACTCCATAAGAATTGTTGGCCGTTCCTCTCAGGTCGATGTCAATGCCATTCAAACGGAACTTTCGTATACAGCCATCGAAACCATCCTACAAAGGCAAAAGTGatgttaaagatattttcagacatttgaaaaaataataatgatgattacaatATATAGAAGTATAAGCGgtagtactactagtactagttgaagaagaagaagtagtagtagtagaagtagtagtagtagaagtagtagtagtagtggtggtggtggtggtggtagtagtagtagtagttgcagtagtagtagtagtagtagtagtagtagaagtagtagtagttgtagtagtagtagtagtagtagtagaagtagtagtagtagtagtagtagtagtagtagtagtagtagtagtagtagtagtaggaggggtagtagtagaagtagtagtagtagtaggagtagtagtagtagttgtagtcgTTGTTGTAgaagttgttgtagtagtagttgttgttgtagaagtagttgtagtagaagtagtagtaacaataacaatactacaaaaataatcattatcataacaagtggaatgcctctggccgtctcacctgcatcacgcggttcaatatagcagcagtgctgactttgcatactactctaactcgcacaagatgttcagtgatacatggttactcttatgtcctctttttatgaactagaccaataaacttacagacatatgatggttattcaacaaaaaaccccaacatggccaaagttcattgaccttacatgacctttgaccttgatcatgtgacctgaaactggaacaggatgttcagtgatacttgattactcttatgtacaagtttcatgaatcagatccataaactttcaaagttatgatggtaattcaacagatacacccaattcggctaaagttcattgacctttgaccttggacatgtgacctgaaacatgcacaggatgttcagtgatacttgattactctaatgtccaagtttaacgaactagaccaataaactttcaaagttatgatggtaattcaacagatacccccgattcggccaaagttcattgaccctaaatgacctttgaccttaatcatgagacctgaaacttgcacaaaatgttcagtgatgcttaattactattatgtccaagtttcatgaatcagatccataaactttcaaagttatgatgggaattcaacagatatccccaaatcggccaaagttcattgaccctaaatgacctttgaccttgatcatgtgacctgaaacttgcacaaaatgttcagtgatgcttgattactattatgtccaagtttcatgaatcagatccataaactttcaaagttatgatgggaattcaacagatatccccaatttgtccaaagttcattgaccctaaatgacctttgaccttggtcatgtgacgtgaaactcatgcaggatgttcattgatacttgattaaccttatgtccaagtttcatgaactaggtccatatattttctaagttatgatgacatttcaaaaacttaacctcaggttaagatttcgatgttgattcctccaacatggtctaagttcattgaccctaaatgacctttgaccttggtcatgtgacatgaaactctaataggatgttcagtaatacttgattaaccttatggccaagttttattaactaggtccatatactttctaagttatgatgtcatttcaaaaacttaacctcaggttaagatttgatgttgacgccgccgccgccgccgtcgccgtcgccgtcggaaaagcggcgcctatagtctcactttgcttcgcaggtgagacaaaaatgaaaactataattattatattattgatattactattatcatcatcatgtatcaatatatttactttttttattattatcaccatgattattatttttttcattatcattatcatgtcaataaataataatatttagaaaaattcacTACTACTGCcgctttcttccttttttttattttgccaaTGTCCCTTAGTGATGTATTAATCTATCTTTGCCACATTCTAACAAGAAATAGGTCTATAAGCCTACCCCAAAATGAACACAGTTTGCTTGAATACAGAGACTTGCTTGAAATCTTCCCCAGGGAGTTGGGATAACAGTTAAAAAGAATCACTCACTGACAGAAACACTAATAAACCATTTGACTAAAAGTAGATAAAAGAGTGAATACTTCCAGGACACATTTCCCCCTCCAAATACAGAATTAAGAACAAGGAGGACTTAACACACAGGTCTTGCACACAATTCTACAAAATATGGGAAGAGGATATTGCATTTAGAGTAAAAATACATGTGATTATGAAAAAGTTAACAATAGGAAAATTATGATAATCCTCAAATcaaggatttttctttttcaatttaagtagaaaatatatcaattgtGTTCACTATGATTAAAATCAAGCCGGTTAAATGTTCAAAAGGTCTTACAATATCCTCCTCTAAAATATTCTAGACCAAAAGTTGAAGAGGAAATAAATACTCAATaaggtgggagggtatcaaaaCACATATGTATTGATTTGaggttgtaataaaaaaaatatattaattttcacTTGCTCTTCTCATGGTCTTCTACAGCTGTTATGCAAGCTAGGGGGTTTTCAATTAATCTGTTGTTGGAGCAAGATACTCCTTTATTAAAAGCGGCTAACTTTGTTTTGTGTTCAGGTCAAGGATAGTCTCTAGGGGTTGGGACAAATTTCTTCCTCATGAATTGATAATGTATTTGTATAGGTCTAGTTTCTTTAAATACTAATGCTGGATGTAGGATACATGTTACAATATCAAGGCTTCCGCGATTAAAGATTTGACTTAATCTAGAATCCATTTCCAAGTCAAATTGATTGCTTACATTGCCTAATAAAATAACAACTATGCCATATCCTCTTTTCTTTGTTATATATGTAAAATGCTACCGTCAAAATGGTATAATCATTACGTTATCACCTATAATGATAAGCATCATCATATTTGTCAGCATCTTCATCACTTTAATCATCCATCACCATtaatcaccatcaacatcaccgccaccatcatcatcacatctaCATACAGCTTCAATCTGTGACTGTACATGGTGAAGGGCTGCATTATAcatagaaatgaaattaattcaaagaCACAAACAGAGCAGAGCTTACCCCATAGATGTTCGGTGACTGTCGGTTTAAAGGAAGACCACCTATATAGATCGGTGACTGGATGTTGAGATTCTTCCTACCATTATTTGACTTTGCCCTCTTTCGTTTGGTACCATCAACTTGAAGAGACCCTGTCTTTCTGTTCCGAGAGATCTCAATCTGTGGATAAAATGATCAAGACTCTCttgtttaattattattatttgtttgtcgtcacctgtgcctgggaggcaaaaGGCGAACTGGATCACTGTGActcgcaggtctctcctccccaTATAACTGACTGGAGGGAGTACAGGTGGACCACTTCTCCTACTCTTATAAgaatagtgcaatgggttcttaacgtgcaaaggtggttactctcctctacaccatttaacgtcctatccgagggacagaatgttttccactgtaacatagcctgcatctatgaaacatgggataGACGTTTACAAACAACGCACTGGTTTCAGTCATCCGCCAGGGGTGGACtggaacccacgatctttggttcgatgGGCAGACATGTTACCGACTGACTGACCGACTAATTGGTGATTTGATACTGTTAGCAACCAGCCATCCCCAAACCAACAATTAGTCTCCCATAATGAAGTTTGGGATTTTTATTGAGTTTGAAAAGTGAATCCTAAGCTTTAAAACGATAcataacttgtcaaaattgatgaACCTAAataagtacttgattgaatgcaagcatttaaaataataagaagaaaacaaagtttGAAGTTGGAGGTGTACTCAAGCATGAGAAGTACACATTATATATTCTCAGttaaacttttaaaaagtgGTGTCAAAGAAAAATTTGAATCTTGAGTTAAATTCAACGTTACAACTTGACAGAATAAAGAACAGgagttattttttcagagaggctttgttgttgtttttttttttggggggggggttgtttgaAGACCAAATTATAATGCTATTTTGGCTATTAACAAAGAACTTCCCATGGCGATTTATTCTTGGAtttggggtggctggtcacatcagaagttaacaaaatataagaaGTCATCAATAGCATCATGAAAGCCACCGCTATAGGTAAATGATAACAGGAAATGATCTCTTACCGTATGCCAGTAACCATCATCGATCACAAAGTCCGAGTCCATGAACACCGGCGAGCTACCAATTTTGAAGTTAAAAAACACGAAACCTTCCATCAGCTGTAACGCAGCATAGTAATTCTCAGTAGGATCCGACATGTAAAAGATCAGGCTATCCTTCTTGGTTGTTTTTAATTCTATTGTGATCTCAAATCTATAacagaaattttttaaaaagaagaaaaaaggatgaaGTCAACTATACAGAGACCTCAAATCTATAAGAATGGAAAGTGCAAAAGAAATCGGGATAGTTACAGATTTTTATTTAGGCCCTATAGGTTGAAATTGTCATATTCTATCTTctctaaatgaaaaatcatataATCACAACTCTGTTGACACATGGCAATGCAAATAGAATTCTGGAtgatgaaaagcacaataaagctcTTACCCTATGGTAACCTCAAATCTACGTGTATGAAagaaaatagcaaaaaataGGATCATCGCATTATGCACATTTAGGCTAAAAATATAATTGATCTTCTgtacaaataaatataaaagtGTTTATATACaacaatgatatatatttcaagcTGGGGAGATTTTCAATATAGGCAATGATGCTCACAAATTGagtgtttttattaaaaaaaattgcagtggGATTAGATTAAAATTCATGATCACATTATTGTTGTACCATATTCCTGCTTAGCTTTCGAATAGTGTATAGTACTTTTGGTTTCCAATACACTTGTTTAACTCCattcaagatgaaaaaaaaatgtttttttctcttgcatattatgctgcaatcattattgaaaatatttatttcatacaggAATAATGGAAGATTCTTAAGCTTATCTGTCAATTAATTGCTGCAATAATGATGACTTCAGGCATCATCTATAggtatatatatgaaaataagaCGTTAAAACTGGACGCCCCGTGTATAGCCTCATTTGTAtggtatattttatttgttacaaAGCACACGAGTCAGATATGAAAATTCATACAAATCAAACTTACAGTATATCCCTTTTTGCATGTTTTTCAATTAGTGTTCAAAAGAGGTTTATCAATTTTGGAGGCCATATAACTCAAAGTATGACGCATTCAGATTGTTTATTCAAGTGTACATGTAATCGAACCCTAaagaaactcatgcaggatattcagtgatacttgattaaccttatgtccaagtttcatgaactaggtccatatattttctaagttatgatgacatttcaaaaacttaaccttaggttaagatttttatgttgattccctcaacatggtctaagttcattgaccctaaatgacctttgaccttggtcatgtgacatgaaactcaagtaggatgttcagtaataactgatcaaccttatggccacgtttcatgaactaggtctttctaagttatgatgtcatttcaaaaacttaaccttgggttaagatttgatgttgacgccgccgccgccgtcagaaaagcgtcgcctatagtctcactctgctatgcaagtgagacaaaaaagagggaaacaaaaatattacacaCACCAGATGAAGAgggaaaagagggaaaaagcgATAaaggcacacacacacacacagatacACCCACCCAGAAACGTTATCATCGTAATCATCACACACAAGAGCACACTCAAAGATCcattgtatttgtatatatgaattcaaattagGCATAAATTCTAGGTACTAATAATGATCTTTCTAAGTTTGCATTTAAACAAAGAAACAGTTGAACATGAAAAAAGTCACACATGATTATGCCAGATTTGTGAACttgtaaattcaaatgaattcagAATAATGAAATGTTCTGCTTTAAGAACCCTTAATACATATCAAAGGGCATTACATTAACCAGAAACCAATAAGTTGGAATGTAATGCTCAAAAAGGCGTAATTTggatatatgtatttttttgggggggggcaggctgTGACCCCAATATTGAATAACTATATGACACATATGAACAACACTCACAAATTCCCATGAATCGAGCACCTTTTGTAACAAAAGGGTTAAATTTCAATGGTTTTAGGGCAAGGGCACCTATCTCTTGGGCAAGTTTAAACTATATTACAGTATAAATGGGAAAAATCTGGAAAGGGCGCAACAGATAACCAAGGATAATGCATGGGGCAAAGGGGTCAAGTAGGCAATGGGGCAGCCAAGGCCATTGCTTAGGAGGCCTTGGGTTAATGTCAGCCAGTGGCGGACTGTGAGCctgaggagacaaagcattggagaggcacagcattgttcacttacaatacagtgccccttcaatgctttgtctccatcgggtcacggtccgccactgatgtCAGCCCTGTTCAGAAACATGGTAGGTGCAGGGGTCGATAATTTGCTGGATGGATTGATCTTTCCTAGTATTGGTGATGGTgtaacaaaatgcaaaaaaaaaataatcatgtatGTGTTAATTATCTCAAACATGTATGAACACAGACAAAATCAATGCTTATTAGAAGCTCTAAGGACATTTCCATATTATGAGAATCCAGGTCTGTATGTTTCTGTGCTATGTTATTTCAGTTAATTaacattgattaattaataAGCTCAAGCCTCTTCTAATTATCGTCAGCGACAAATGACCCGTTTTCAAAGGCCATCATCCCTTCTAATGTAGCTTGGTATTAATACATACTGTAGATCTACATCATGCCTATGAATGCTATAGAGAATCCTGTATACAGATAACAAATATTAACATTGCATTTTCTCCTCTTCCCTTTCTGTCCTCATTCCTTTCTTCTCCGTCTGCCATTACTCTTCCCgcatttcttattcttttcctccatcttctcctcttcctcttatTCCCTATACTTTTTCTCTCCATCTTTTCCTCATCCTTCTCATCTTCCTCTTATTccttattctctttctttcttctttcccctctcttcctCATTCTTAATCTTACCTTCTTCTACTTCATTCTTCCCCTCCCTCTCCTTCACTTTATTTTCTCCCCCTTCTCCTCTTCCCCTTATTCCTTatcctctttctttcattccttttcctctcttcttcatcattCTTCCTTCTCATCTTTGTCATCTTCCCTTTTTGTCCTTTTTCTCCCCCTTCTGCTTCTCCTGTCCTCCTCTTCTATCtcatccttctttcttcccctcCTCCTTCCCTTCATCTTCTACTTTATCCTTCTACTTCTCCTCTTTctcatcctcctcttcttcttcatcatccttCTCCCCTTTCTCATCCTTTCTCAACCTCATTTCCACTCTTTTTCCTCCTTCCATGtcttcccttttccccttttctctacttttctttttcttatttgttcTTCTTTTCTGTTAATTGCTTTCATCCTTACCCAATATTCTTCAATTCCAGTatcctcttcctttctcttcctcttctatTTGTCTTCTCCTACCCATTaatgtattttcttcattatcgtcatcactacagtgcgtatcaaaaaaagtttacactttgaaaaagccctgggaattacaaaatatacaacatatgggtaattttttcacatataatcttgggtttgggtctcacctatccaatgaaagtaaaagttttgtcagaatgttacacttgagtgagcactgtccatttctgtaaagctcgcagaaatctgtttgcgcagaaatgctcgttttcatgctgtgtcaaggggaaagggcgaaatcaaacttaccctatgaaagatttatcatacatttcccttgcacttttagtcaattgaaataaaacggatacattcaagcattttgtaacgattttgccacccaaattgaaatttcaacacttagtaagcacaacctttaccctatttgtgccagcaggatctgaggacataactgaatctgaacaaaagtttatatcagacatctccagcatttttttcactaagtttttatcatttaaagtgggtttacatttcatttttcatttaatacttgtttctccacacttttcccaagcttagcaatgattaacaaaatgaaaatcaagcttaagccattccatgtaaatcacagctcagtgtaaagcaaatatcgtcacgatggcctcggtgtgtgggggagtggggtggggcgaaatgcactcttcgaagtgttttgggcaaggaaacaagtcaaacaaggtagaagatatcttcaaatcaattttactagctgaATTCCATgagttcttcatgattaaggtctacttttattcgcataactatttcaaagttctgcgcaaatcatttttcactaacttttcaaaagtaagtggtgctcactcaagcggaaatatttttcgacagttatatcgtcatttgctttaatggatctgtaccaatgttaaaatgtggaaaaatcttcaggatattacaaatgtataattttacaggattttttcaaagtgtaaacttttttttgatacgcactgtataagaaTTATCAGCACCCCTACCACAATCACGCTCTTCattcaaattatatttgttttcaatataGTCAGAGATGGCATTAATGAGTAATTTTGTAGGATTTTAATGTCCCTGGTAGGTATTACATTCTTGCTTACAACAGCTCTATGACATGGGATATTGGGATACAAGGTAATCCAGAGTAGATGTGTACTTGTTTTTCCACCCTCGCCTcctccccacaaaaaaaaacaagtttttcatCTCATCTCTAATGGCAGGCTCCTCCAAAAAGGGAGAAATAGGGCACAACATTACTAACATATCAAATTGAATACAAAGAGTAGAAGAAAAACtaaatgtaaagaaaaattCAATGTAAAACAAGTCCGAATGGACTGCTTTACGACAAAAGGGAAAAATTAAACATTCTTTGCTTCAACTCAAAATTGTGCAAAGCATGTAACAAGCAGTCTCATATCTTTGCCTCTTTTCATAGATGATCTATTAGCAATATGACAACTCAAATGCAGTTGCTAACTTTATGAAGTTCAATGGaaaaaggaacacaaaataaCATCAAACCAAACTAATTTAGTTTGATGCATTTATTCTATTTAAATAAGTTTAAGATATGATTTTTAATCCAGAGGTATagaatttcaagatttttacATAAATCACATCAAGGAGGCTGGTAAAATTTGAAACAATGGTGTATTACACAGGTCCTtcacctatacatgtacatcacttcttctttttttccattaaaAGTCAGTCACAAAATTGGATAAAGGTTTTTCACAGAATAAATGACTAGTGACAGTATTAGTCGATATCTATTAGAAGGGTAGCAACtcacctctctctctttcctagTCTTGATCGCTCAGACCATTTTGAATAGTCATACTGACGCcgcatttttgtgtttttttcataaaaggCTTTAGTTTTGTATGTTTCAATATACCATAAGTTTATCAAATATGAGACGAAAAAATTGtggact is a window encoding:
- the LOC121431082 gene encoding laminin subunit alpha-2-like — translated: MSDPTENYYAALQLMEGFVFFNFKIGSSPVFMDSDFVIDDGYWHTIEISRNRKTGSLQVDGTKRKRAKSNNGRKNLNIQSPIYIGGLPLNRQSPNIYGDGFDGCIRKFRLNGIDIDLRGTANNSYGVVTCYTNTEPGHYFQGIGHALLANQQQIGSDFQLLIEFRTAQKDGLLFAATDLDGVGVTVVISDHDILLKLYTGRRMAMIPFQAHNNFTVCDYQWHVVQVTEIDGLWQLSVDGNMANNLRGTVRLPGDERYQFYAGGNPLSNPDAVKFKGCIRRLEVNGGVVPVESSVEIVGVVPLECPIV